The Phycisphaerae bacterium RAS1 genome includes a region encoding these proteins:
- the clpB_1 gene encoding Chaperone protein ClpB — protein sequence MAVDMKLLRQQLNNTCIQALEKAAGICIARTHYEITVEHFLAPLLDVGNSDVLCIADFFKMDVSKLRGAINRCLDEVKTGNSGRPQFSPFLADWLSDGWQVASLELGQQRIRSGALILALLRNSTRAYFTDYTDELKKVVEGDLKSKFKDVVGASIENQAAPGAGAGPGGMPAAAGGSPEALTQFTWDVTAKAKSGKIDAVIGREREVRQVVDILMRRYQNNPLIVGEPGTGKTAIVEGFALRIVANDVPASLQNITLLALDVGLLSAGASVKGEFERRLKQIIQEVNASNAAGKPIILFIDEAHTLIGGGGAGNDAANLLKPALARGELRTIAATTWAEYKKYIEKDPPFAQRFGLIKVEEPSVDVCVEMLRGTKDKYENHHKVRILDDAIRTAVAMSNQYLTEQQLPRKAVSLLDTACARVAVGMATTPGSLEDIRRRIIQIDTAIRALEREAASGHKQDPEKLDDLKKERERQQKASDELEATWKQEQELAQGVRMLRDELEAAMHGDAPAAPEGEAAKLRRPMEEIRKDLDGATKTLDGFIGRRPPLVPLQVDGDIVATILSDWTGIPAGSMVKDQAAAMLTFEDRIGQRVVGQDHAIREIGKRLRIASAKLQDPVLPLAVLFLLGPSGTGKTETALAIADLVFGGDRFMTGINMTEYSSSMNVSRLIGSAPGLVGFGEGGVLTEAVRKRPYSVVLLDEMEKAHMDVNLLFMQVFDKGALTDSEGRVANFKNTVIVMTSNEGSDMIMEMCADGETPTLEEMRVAIQPIIEKRFTPAFVGRTTVIPFYPLSPDVLRKIVDLKMKKIKQRLQSLYRMELVIKPEVGDTIAARCKTITVGARLINIIISETVQPEIARRVLETMGGDEKYSQLVLGVDPASNEFTYEFVK from the coding sequence ATGGCCGTCGACATGAAATTGCTTCGGCAGCAACTGAACAACACCTGCATCCAGGCGCTCGAAAAAGCGGCTGGAATCTGTATCGCCCGCACGCATTACGAGATCACGGTCGAGCATTTCCTGGCTCCGCTGCTGGACGTGGGAAACTCCGACGTGCTGTGCATCGCGGACTTCTTCAAGATGGACGTGTCCAAGCTGCGCGGGGCGATCAACCGCTGCCTGGATGAAGTGAAGACCGGCAACAGCGGCCGGCCGCAGTTCTCGCCCTTCCTGGCCGACTGGCTGTCGGACGGCTGGCAGGTCGCGTCGCTGGAGCTGGGACAGCAGCGCATTCGCTCCGGGGCGCTGATCCTGGCGCTGCTGCGCAACTCGACGCGCGCGTATTTCACCGATTACACAGATGAGCTGAAGAAAGTCGTCGAAGGCGACCTCAAGTCCAAGTTCAAGGACGTCGTCGGCGCCTCGATCGAAAACCAGGCCGCCCCGGGCGCCGGCGCCGGCCCGGGCGGGATGCCCGCAGCGGCGGGCGGCAGCCCCGAGGCGTTGACCCAGTTCACCTGGGACGTGACCGCCAAGGCCAAATCCGGCAAGATCGACGCCGTCATCGGCCGCGAGCGGGAAGTGCGGCAGGTCGTCGATATTCTGATGCGCCGCTACCAGAATAACCCGCTTATCGTGGGCGAGCCGGGCACCGGAAAAACGGCCATTGTGGAGGGATTCGCCCTGCGGATCGTCGCTAACGACGTGCCCGCGTCGCTCCAGAACATCACGCTGCTGGCACTGGATGTCGGCCTGCTTTCGGCCGGCGCCTCGGTGAAGGGCGAGTTCGAGCGGCGGCTCAAGCAGATCATTCAGGAGGTCAACGCCAGTAACGCCGCCGGCAAGCCGATCATCCTGTTCATCGACGAGGCTCACACGCTCATCGGCGGCGGCGGCGCGGGCAACGACGCGGCCAACCTGCTCAAGCCGGCCCTGGCTCGCGGCGAACTGCGGACGATCGCCGCCACGACTTGGGCGGAGTACAAGAAATACATCGAAAAGGACCCGCCGTTCGCGCAGCGCTTCGGACTGATCAAGGTCGAGGAACCCTCGGTCGACGTGTGCGTCGAAATGCTCCGCGGCACGAAGGACAAGTACGAAAACCACCACAAGGTGCGGATTCTGGACGACGCCATCCGCACCGCGGTCGCGATGTCCAACCAGTACCTGACTGAGCAGCAGCTCCCGCGAAAGGCGGTTTCGCTGCTCGACACGGCCTGCGCTCGCGTCGCCGTCGGCATGGCCACCACGCCCGGCTCTCTCGAAGACATCCGCCGCCGGATCATCCAGATCGACACCGCCATCCGCGCCCTGGAGCGCGAAGCCGCCTCCGGCCACAAGCAGGACCCGGAGAAACTGGACGACCTGAAGAAGGAGCGCGAGCGGCAGCAGAAGGCCAGCGACGAACTGGAGGCGACTTGGAAGCAGGAGCAGGAGCTGGCGCAGGGCGTCCGCATGTTGCGCGACGAGCTCGAGGCGGCCATGCACGGCGATGCGCCCGCCGCGCCGGAAGGCGAAGCGGCCAAGCTGCGGCGGCCGATGGAGGAAATCCGCAAGGACCTTGACGGCGCGACCAAGACGCTCGACGGCTTCATCGGCCGGCGCCCCCCGCTGGTTCCCTTGCAGGTGGACGGCGACATCGTTGCGACGATCCTGTCCGACTGGACCGGCATCCCCGCCGGGAGCATGGTCAAGGACCAGGCCGCCGCGATGCTGACGTTTGAGGACCGCATCGGCCAGCGCGTGGTCGGCCAGGATCACGCCATCAGGGAAATCGGTAAGCGCCTGCGCATCGCCAGTGCCAAGCTGCAAGACCCGGTGCTGCCGCTGGCGGTGCTCTTCCTGCTCGGCCCGTCGGGAACGGGAAAAACCGAGACCGCCCTCGCGATCGCCGATTTGGTCTTCGGCGGCGACCGCTTCATGACCGGCATCAACATGACCGAGTACAGCAGCTCGATGAACGTCAGCCGGCTGATCGGCTCGGCCCCCGGTCTGGTCGGATTCGGCGAGGGCGGCGTGCTGACCGAGGCGGTGCGCAAGCGGCCTTACAGCGTCGTGCTGCTCGACGAGATGGAAAAAGCGCACATGGACGTGAACCTGCTGTTCATGCAGGTCTTCGACAAGGGCGCCCTGACCGACTCGGAAGGCCGCGTCGCCAACTTCAAGAACACCGTGATCGTGATGACCAGCAACGAAGGCTCGGACATGATCATGGAGATGTGCGCCGACGGCGAAACGCCCACGCTGGAGGAGATGCGCGTCGCGATTCAGCCGATCATCGAGAAGCGCTTTACGCCGGCGTTCGTCGGCCGCACGACGGTGATTCCGTTCTATCCGCTGTCGCCGGACGTGCTGCGCAAGATCGTCGATCTGAAGATGAAGAAGATCAAGCAGCGCCTGCAGAGCCTGTACCGCATGGAGCTGGTGATCAAACCCGAGGTAGGCGACACGATCGCCGCCCGCTGCAAGACGATCACGGTCGGCGCGCGCCTGATCAACATCATCATCAGCGAAACGGTGCAGCCCGAGATCGCCCGGCGCGTCCTGGAGACGATGGGCGGCGACGAGAAGTACAGCCAGCTTGTGCTGGGCGTGGACCCGGCCAGCAACGAGTTCACGTATGAATTTGTGAAGTAG
- a CDS encoding ASPIC and UnbV has product MTIRRPAATVAALLAFGSISPLGPSLAMAGSGPIPFTEEAVARGVDFSVRQYFNYGFAVTFADLDNDGDPDLVALGRENGHIGLYENDGTGHFVDRFDGSGIPAVVDSSGVVAGDYDSDGDLDLYLANWGAAGQASLLLRNNGNFSFTDESALSGTNAIGPGSGCAWSDYDGDGRIDLLSAMRYQSDGTTTPTQLFRNLGGGKFLNTAPSVGLPATNKVFQVVFLDYDDDGDADLFFSNDKCPTSGITNKLYRNDGGTFVDVTASTHTGVCLESMGVAVGDFDGNGHSDLYATNTYAGNALLLNNGAGAFTESSVPCGVASFVVGWGATIFDYDNDGFQELYVCDMEVENRLYDHDGVWPAQEIGVAAGVNDPGTSFCDAVADIDLDGDLDLAVCDSPGRVLLYINHEGETRDWVKFRVVGDGLNTFAIGAKVEILAGPKSQMREVHAGGNGFKGQNELTLHFGLGTQKVVDEVLVRWPGGGMRALHNLNANSTWTLYPDAALGDANGDDVVNLADYYAILDCRAAVGDLLPGCEMMDFNGDGAVDATDLAAFALRFVGTSGDCDSDGASDIAEILSGAESDVNRNTIPDSCESVGDCNCSGAADMLDISAFVLAIIDPSGYADQFPECNRLNADTNGDGAVNVLDINRMIELLVGS; this is encoded by the coding sequence ATGACCATCCGTCGTCCCGCCGCCACTGTCGCGGCACTGCTTGCGTTCGGTTCTATTTCGCCGCTGGGTCCTTCGCTCGCCATGGCCGGCAGCGGGCCGATTCCCTTCACCGAGGAAGCCGTCGCCCGCGGCGTCGATTTCTCCGTTCGGCAATACTTCAACTACGGCTTTGCGGTCACATTTGCCGACCTGGACAACGACGGCGACCCCGACCTGGTTGCGCTCGGGCGGGAGAACGGCCATATCGGGCTGTATGAAAACGACGGTACCGGGCACTTCGTCGACCGCTTCGACGGCAGCGGAATACCGGCGGTGGTGGACAGCTCGGGCGTCGTCGCGGGCGATTACGACTCGGACGGCGATCTGGACCTGTATCTGGCCAACTGGGGCGCCGCGGGCCAGGCCAGCCTGCTGCTGCGGAACAACGGAAATTTCTCATTCACGGATGAAAGCGCCTTGAGCGGCACCAACGCCATCGGCCCCGGCTCGGGCTGCGCCTGGTCGGACTACGACGGCGACGGGCGGATCGACCTGCTGTCGGCCATGCGCTACCAGTCGGATGGGACGACCACGCCCACGCAGCTTTTCCGCAACCTCGGCGGCGGCAAGTTCCTGAACACGGCGCCGTCGGTCGGTCTGCCCGCCACGAACAAGGTGTTTCAGGTCGTCTTCCTCGACTATGACGATGATGGCGACGCCGACCTCTTCTTCTCGAACGACAAATGCCCGACCAGCGGCATCACCAATAAGCTCTATCGCAATGACGGCGGGACGTTCGTCGATGTGACCGCGTCCACCCATACCGGCGTCTGCCTCGAATCCATGGGTGTGGCCGTCGGCGACTTCGACGGCAACGGCCATTCCGACCTCTACGCGACCAATACGTACGCGGGCAACGCGCTGCTGCTGAACAACGGCGCCGGGGCGTTCACCGAATCCTCCGTGCCGTGCGGCGTGGCCTCGTTCGTGGTCGGCTGGGGCGCCACGATCTTTGACTACGATAACGACGGCTTCCAGGAGCTTTACGTGTGCGACATGGAGGTCGAAAACCGCCTCTATGACCACGACGGCGTCTGGCCGGCGCAGGAAATCGGCGTGGCCGCCGGCGTCAACGACCCCGGCACGTCGTTCTGTGACGCGGTCGCGGATATCGACCTCGACGGCGACCTTGATTTGGCCGTCTGTGATTCGCCCGGACGCGTCCTGCTCTACATCAACCACGAGGGCGAGACGCGCGACTGGGTCAAGTTCCGCGTGGTCGGCGACGGGCTGAACACTTTCGCCATCGGCGCCAAGGTCGAAATCCTCGCCGGACCGAAGTCGCAGATGCGCGAAGTCCACGCCGGCGGAAACGGCTTCAAGGGTCAGAACGAACTGACGCTGCATTTCGGGCTGGGCACTCAAAAGGTCGTTGACGAGGTGCTCGTGCGCTGGCCCGGCGGGGGCATGCGGGCGCTGCACAACCTGAACGCCAACAGCACCTGGACGCTCTATCCGGATGCGGCCCTCGGCGACGCGAACGGCGACGACGTGGTGAACCTGGCGGACTATTACGCCATTCTCGACTGCCGCGCCGCGGTCGGCGACCTGCTGCCCGGCTGCGAGATGATGGACTTCAACGGCGACGGCGCGGTGGACGCGACCGATCTCGCCGCGTTCGCGCTGCGATTTGTCGGCACGTCGGGCGACTGCGACTCCGACGGCGCGTCGGACATCGCAGAAATCCTGAGCGGCGCGGAATCCGACGTGAATCGCAACACGATTCCCGATTCGTGCGAGTCGGTCGGCGACTGCAATTGCAGCGGCGCCGCCGACATGCTCGACATTTCGGCGTTCGTGCTGGCCATCATCGATCCGTCCGGGTACGCCGACCAGTTCCCGGAATGCAACCGGCTCAACGCCGACACGAACGGCGACGGCGCCGTGAACGTGCTCGATATCAACCGGATGATCGAGCTGCTGGTCGGATCCTGA